One window of the Diachasmimorpha longicaudata isolate KC_UGA_2023 chromosome 9, iyDiaLong2, whole genome shotgun sequence genome contains the following:
- the LOC135166071 gene encoding large ribosomal subunit protein mL50 has protein sequence MAALIGHATKACNRGISSLLRVVTVQVDGVRYKRREPPLPPRSTIKWKLEWDEESLASRGFLRSLKPYKPAPDVSPRLDNLCQNQGMPADDSARIDGLLHKYDLLVACEKEFSYSIPNSRLHTIETIGDVRNFYMTPIDTSLPFDQVRKTELPKNLHIQYEYNRFHPATDTKFEGKTAFPCSSTIVTGLKYKKKYKGHSQKNPFGDDYK, from the exons ATGGCTGCGCTCATAGGACACGCCACTAAGGCATGTAATCGTGGAATATCTTCGTTACTACGTGTTGTCACT GTACAAGTCGATGGTGTGAGGTACAAAAGACGTGAACCACCACTTCCACCAAGAAGCACCATCAAGTGGAAGCTCGAGTGGGATGAGGAATCACTGGCTTCACGtgg GTTCCTGAGGTCCTTAAAGCCCTACAAACCGGCTCCAGATGTATCTCCAAGGCTGGACAACCTCTGCCAGAATCAGGGAATGCCAGCTGATGACTCTGCCAGGATTGACGGGCTCCTCCACAAATACGATTTGCTCGTGGCATGCGAGAAGGAGTTTAGCTATTCCATTCCAAATTCTAGACTCCACACTATCGAAACTATTG GTGATGTAAGAAATTTCTACATGACACCGATTGACACGTCCCTTCCCTTCGATCAGGTCAGGAAAACCGAATTACCAAAGAATCTTCACATTCAATACGAGTACAACAGGTTTCATCCAGCTACGGATACCAAATTTGAAGGAAAAACTGCTTTTCCGTGCAGTTCAACAATTGTCACTGGCTTGAAATACAAGAAGAAGTACAAGGGCCATAGCCAGAAGAATCCGTTTGGAGATGACTATAAGTAG